From one Streptomyces sp. Q6 genomic stretch:
- the ligA gene encoding NAD-dependent DNA ligase LigA — protein sequence MTTTSAVPGSPLSDAAAYAAAVEQARAAAAAYYEGGTSVLDDDAYDRLARAIAAYEDAHPEEVLPESPSGKVAGGAVEGDVAHTVVMLSLDNVFSDEEFTTWAASLERRIGRPVTRWNVQPKLDGLAIAARYVDGRLSRLITRGDGTAGEDVSHAIGTIEGLPETLVEPVTVEVRGEVLMTLAQFEYANQVRTEHGGAPFANPRNAAAGTLRAKDRAYTVPMTFFGYGLLPLPDTGEELAAELGAAAHGALLDRAAGYGVNTPATTEVPGVVVDTVDEVLARVKEIAARRAELPFGIDGIVVKADLAADQQTAGSGTRAPRWAVAFKLPAVEKITKLLGVEWNVGRTGIIAPRAVLEPVEIDGSTVTYATLHNPSDITRRDLRIGDQVMVYKAGDIIPRIEAPVAHLRTGDETEIVFPSACPQCGSGIDTGEQRWRCERGRNCHLVAAISYAAGRDQLDIEGLGHSRVVQLVEAGFVTALPDLFDRVTREQLLGLERMGETSTDNLLAALEAARRQPLSRVLCALGVRGTGRSMSRRIARHFATMDAIRAADAEAMQRVEGIGAEKAPVIVAELAELADQIDRLAAAGLGMTEPGATPPVEAAEDQVAGPAGPLAGMKVVVTGAMTGPLESLSRNQMNELIERAGGKSSGSVSKNTSLVVAGEGAGSKRAKAESLGIRLADPDEFAAMVADFLD from the coding sequence ATGACGACGACTTCTGCCGTTCCGGGTTCCCCGCTGTCCGACGCCGCCGCCTACGCCGCCGCCGTGGAGCAGGCCAGGGCCGCGGCCGCCGCCTACTACGAGGGCGGCACCTCGGTGCTCGACGACGACGCGTACGACCGGCTGGCGCGGGCCATCGCCGCGTACGAGGACGCGCACCCCGAGGAGGTGCTGCCCGAGTCGCCGTCGGGGAAGGTCGCCGGTGGCGCGGTCGAGGGCGACGTCGCGCACACGGTGGTGATGCTGAGCCTGGACAACGTCTTCTCGGACGAGGAGTTCACCACCTGGGCCGCCTCCCTGGAGCGCCGCATCGGCCGGCCCGTGACGCGGTGGAACGTGCAGCCCAAGCTGGACGGCCTCGCGATCGCCGCCCGCTACGTCGACGGACGGCTGAGCCGCCTGATCACCCGTGGCGACGGGACCGCGGGCGAGGACGTCTCGCACGCGATCGGCACCATCGAGGGGCTGCCCGAGACGCTGGTCGAGCCCGTCACCGTCGAGGTGCGCGGCGAGGTCCTCATGACCCTCGCCCAGTTCGAGTACGCCAACCAGGTGCGCACCGAGCACGGCGGAGCCCCCTTCGCGAACCCGCGCAACGCGGCGGCGGGCACCCTGCGCGCGAAGGACCGCGCCTACACGGTGCCCATGACGTTCTTCGGCTACGGGCTGCTGCCGTTGCCCGACACCGGCGAGGAGCTCGCCGCCGAGCTCGGCGCCGCCGCGCACGGCGCGCTGCTCGACCGGGCCGCCGGGTACGGCGTGAACACCCCCGCGACCACCGAGGTCCCGGGCGTCGTGGTCGACACCGTCGACGAGGTCCTCGCCCGGGTGAAGGAGATCGCCGCGCGCCGCGCGGAGCTGCCGTTCGGCATCGACGGGATCGTCGTCAAGGCCGACCTCGCCGCCGACCAGCAGACGGCCGGCTCCGGGACGCGCGCGCCGCGCTGGGCCGTCGCGTTCAAGCTGCCCGCCGTCGAGAAGATCACCAAGCTGCTCGGCGTCGAGTGGAACGTGGGCCGTACCGGGATCATCGCCCCGCGCGCGGTCCTGGAGCCGGTCGAGATCGACGGCTCCACCGTCACGTACGCCACGCTGCACAACCCGTCCGACATCACCCGCCGCGACCTGCGCATCGGCGACCAGGTCATGGTCTACAAGGCGGGCGACATCATTCCCCGCATCGAGGCCCCGGTCGCGCACCTGCGCACCGGCGACGAGACGGAGATCGTCTTCCCGTCCGCGTGCCCGCAGTGCGGATCCGGCATCGACACCGGGGAGCAGCGCTGGCGGTGCGAGCGCGGCCGCAACTGCCACCTGGTGGCGGCGATCTCGTACGCCGCGGGTCGCGACCAGCTCGACATCGAGGGCCTCGGCCACTCCCGTGTCGTGCAGCTCGTCGAGGCCGGGTTCGTGACCGCGCTGCCCGACCTGTTCGACCGCGTCACGCGCGAGCAGCTGCTCGGCCTGGAGCGGATGGGCGAGACCAGCACCGACAATCTCCTCGCCGCCCTCGAAGCCGCCCGGCGGCAGCCGCTGTCCCGGGTCCTGTGCGCGCTGGGCGTGCGCGGCACGGGCCGCTCCATGTCCCGCCGCATCGCCCGCCACTTCGCCACGATGGACGCGATCCGCGCGGCGGATGCCGAGGCGATGCAGCGGGTCGAGGGGATCGGCGCGGAGAAGGCCCCGGTGATCGTCGCGGAACTCGCGGAGCTCGCCGACCAGATCGACCGTCTCGCGGCCGCCGGTCTCGGGATGACCGAGCCCGGCGCGACCCCGCCCGTCGAGGCGGCGGAGGATCAAGTGGCCGGGCCCGCCGGCCCGTTGGCCGGGATGAAGGTCGTCGTCACCGGCGCCATGACAGGACCGCTGGAGAGCCTGTCCCGCAACCAGATGAACGAGCTGATCGAGCGCGCGGGCGGCAAGTCGTCCGGGAGCGTCTCGAAGAACACCAGCCTCGTCGTCGCCGGCGAGGGCGCCGGATCGAAGCGGGCCAAGGCCGAGAGCCTCGGCATCCGGCTCGCCGACCCGGACGAGTTCGCGGCGATGGTCGCCGACTTCCTCGACTGA
- a CDS encoding cold shock domain-containing protein has protein sequence MAAGRVVRFDGARGYGFIAPDDGGEDVFLHVNDLLIPESYLRTGLKVEFEIEDGDRGPKASSVRLAEGAFAPAPARHAAADGDDVLCDVLRVDEFTSEVTELLLRAGPSLTGEQILAIRRELVQNGRKHGWVDS, from the coding sequence GTGGCCGCTGGTCGTGTGGTGCGCTTCGACGGAGCGCGCGGTTACGGGTTCATCGCGCCGGACGACGGCGGGGAGGACGTCTTCCTGCATGTGAACGACCTTCTGATCCCCGAGTCGTATCTGCGCACGGGCCTGAAGGTCGAGTTCGAGATCGAGGACGGCGACCGCGGCCCCAAGGCGTCGTCGGTCCGGCTCGCCGAGGGCGCCTTCGCCCCGGCGCCCGCGCGGCACGCGGCGGCCGACGGCGACGACGTCCTGTGCGACGTGCTGCGCGTCGACGAGTTCACGAGCGAGGTCACGGAACTGCTGTTGCGCGCCGGCCCGTCCCTCACCGGGGAACAGATCCTGGCGATCCGCCGCGAGCTGGTGCAGAACGGCCGCAAGCACGGCTGGGTGGACAGCTGA
- a CDS encoding sensor histidine kinase — protein sequence MQGDVVEKGNAAPPTTTSWRAYRGDAVLAVVVGALVVLGAALGDGAAPADYLLMVAAAASLAAYRRAPRAVLLASTALTSAYALHAHPDPLAALPVLSSVHTAARAGHRGLGALAAGAFLTLYTVRDALAHDGAVTRGLLLAGWFLCAVVTGLADKNWQAYLRQTEQRALEAERTREEAALRRAGEERLRIARELHDSLTHSISIVKLQAGVAVHLARKRGEEVPPALLAIQEASGEAMRELRSTLGVLRTDEPTGTPALLVERACSAGIDATLTVTGRERPHPAPVDRAVYRIVQETLTNVARHAGREARVEVQLGYGERELTVRVTDDGAAAEGRPPTEGTGLTGMRERVTALGGTLTAGPRARGGFEVRAVLPLDAVARAAAAGAAS from the coding sequence ATGCAGGGGGATGTGGTGGAGAAGGGGAACGCGGCACCGCCGACGACGACGTCGTGGCGTGCGTACCGCGGTGATGCGGTGCTCGCCGTCGTGGTCGGCGCCCTCGTCGTGCTCGGCGCGGCGCTCGGGGACGGAGCGGCGCCGGCCGACTACCTGCTGATGGTCGCGGCGGCCGCGTCGCTCGCGGCGTACCGGCGGGCGCCGCGCGCGGTCCTCCTGGCCTCGACCGCGCTGACCTCGGCCTATGCCCTGCACGCACATCCCGATCCGCTGGCGGCGCTCCCGGTGCTCAGCTCCGTGCACACGGCGGCCCGTGCCGGGCACCGCGGCCTCGGCGCCCTCGCGGCGGGCGCCTTCCTCACCCTGTACACCGTGCGGGACGCGCTCGCGCACGACGGGGCGGTCACCCGCGGGCTGCTGCTCGCCGGCTGGTTCCTGTGCGCGGTCGTGACGGGGCTCGCCGACAAGAACTGGCAGGCGTATCTGCGCCAGACCGAGCAGCGGGCCCTGGAGGCCGAGCGGACCCGCGAGGAGGCGGCGCTGCGCCGCGCGGGCGAGGAGCGGCTGCGGATCGCCCGCGAGCTGCACGACTCGCTGACCCACAGCATCTCGATCGTCAAGCTCCAGGCGGGCGTCGCGGTGCACCTCGCCCGCAAGCGCGGCGAGGAGGTACCGCCGGCGCTGCTCGCCATCCAGGAGGCGAGCGGCGAGGCGATGCGCGAACTGCGGTCCACGCTCGGTGTGTTGCGCACCGACGAGCCGACCGGTACGCCCGCGCTGCTGGTCGAGCGGGCCTGCTCGGCGGGGATCGACGCCACGCTCACCGTCACCGGACGCGAGCGCCCGCACCCGGCGCCGGTCGACCGCGCGGTGTACCGGATCGTCCAGGAGACCTTGACGAACGTGGCGCGTCACGCGGGCCGCGAGGCCCGGGTGGAGGTCCAGCTCGGCTACGGGGAGCGGGAGTTGACGGTGCGCGTGACGGACGACGGCGCCGCCGCCGAGGGGCGTCCGCCCACGGAGGGCACGGGCCTGACCGGGATGCGGGAGCGCGTCACGGCGCTGGGCGGCACGCTGACGGCGGGCCCGCGCGCGCGGGGCGGCTTCGAGGTGCGGGCGGTGCTCCCGCTGGACGCGGTGGCGCGGGCCGCCGCGGCCGGAGCCGCGTCGTGA
- a CDS encoding class I SAM-dependent methyltransferase: MTTTTGTRRGDPWNGALGRHWAAHDQRFDAMLGDIDDALFAAADIGPGDRVLDIGCGAGATTRTAARLAAPGHAVGVDISGPLVERARARTAEEGVGNAAYELGDAQTHRFPPGGYDVAISRGGVMFFDDHVTAFANVARALRRGGRLVFVCPRAPGPQSEESTALGLFARRLAEDAPDGAQAEADPDARAAHTAMASLAEPYQVHAALHRTYERIAVNPVDVHTRWGDSPADAVDFLLSRTPRRQVSAATRAALEDTLRPYATARGVRTRAGVWLVTAVRRDDARV, translated from the coding sequence ATGACGACGACCACCGGAACACGCCGCGGCGACCCCTGGAACGGCGCGCTCGGCCGGCACTGGGCCGCCCACGACCAGCGGTTCGACGCGATGCTCGGCGACATCGACGACGCGCTGTTCGCGGCGGCGGACATCGGCCCCGGCGACCGGGTGCTCGACATCGGCTGCGGGGCCGGGGCGACGACACGGACCGCCGCGCGGCTCGCGGCCCCCGGGCACGCCGTCGGCGTCGACATCTCGGGGCCGCTCGTGGAGCGGGCACGGGCCCGCACCGCCGAGGAGGGCGTGGGCAACGCCGCGTACGAACTCGGCGACGCGCAGACGCACCGCTTCCCGCCCGGCGGCTACGACGTCGCGATCAGCCGCGGCGGCGTGATGTTCTTCGACGACCACGTGACGGCGTTCGCCAACGTGGCGCGCGCGCTGCGCCGGGGCGGCAGGCTCGTCTTCGTCTGCCCACGCGCCCCGGGACCGCAGAGCGAGGAGAGCACCGCACTCGGCCTGTTCGCCCGGCGCCTGGCGGAGGACGCGCCGGACGGTGCCCAGGCCGAGGCCGACCCCGACGCGCGCGCCGCGCACACCGCGATGGCGTCCCTGGCCGAGCCGTACCAGGTGCACGCCGCGCTGCACCGCACGTACGAGCGGATCGCGGTCAACCCGGTGGACGTGCACACCCGCTGGGGCGATTCCCCGGCGGACGCCGTCGACTTCCTGCTCTCCCGCACCCCGCGGCGGCAGGTGTCCGCCGCGACGCGCGCCGCGCTGGAGGACACGCTCCGCCCGTACGCGACGGCGCGTGGTGTCAGGACGCGCGCGGGCGTGTGGCTCGTCACCGCCGTACGCCGGGACGATGCCCGTGTGTGA
- a CDS encoding DNA alkylation repair protein, translated as MAGTTVAEVRAELAALEDPKARAVNEKHGDDHGVNLGKLRALAKRLRTQQELAVELWATGDTAARLLALLICRPKAFPRGDLDTMLREARTPKVHDWLVNYVVKKSPHAQELRLAWIADPDPVVASAGWALTTERVAKKPEDLDLAGLLDVIEEQMKDAPDRLQWAMNHCLAQIGIEHAACRDRAIGIGERLGVLKDYPTPKGCTSPYAPVWIGEMVRRANAG; from the coding sequence GTGGCCGGGACGACAGTGGCCGAGGTCAGGGCCGAGCTGGCCGCTCTGGAGGACCCGAAGGCGCGCGCCGTCAACGAGAAGCACGGTGACGACCACGGCGTGAACCTCGGCAAGCTGCGCGCGCTCGCGAAGCGGCTGAGGACGCAGCAGGAGCTCGCGGTCGAGCTCTGGGCGACGGGCGACACCGCGGCGCGGCTGCTCGCGCTCCTGATCTGCCGCCCGAAGGCGTTCCCGCGCGGCGACCTCGACACCATGCTGCGCGAGGCCCGTACGCCCAAGGTGCACGACTGGCTCGTGAACTACGTGGTGAAGAAGAGCCCGCACGCGCAGGAGCTGCGGCTCGCCTGGATCGCCGATCCGGATCCGGTGGTCGCGAGCGCCGGCTGGGCGCTGACCACCGAACGCGTGGCGAAGAAGCCGGAGGACCTCGACCTCGCGGGACTGCTCGACGTCATCGAGGAGCAGATGAAGGACGCCCCGGACCGCCTCCAGTGGGCGATGAACCACTGCCTGGCCCAGATCGGCATCGAGCACGCCGCCTGCCGGGACCGGGCGATCGGGATCGGGGAGCGCCTCGGGGTGCTCAAGGACTATCCGACGCCGAAGGGGTGCACGTCTCCGTACGCCCCGGTGTGGATCGGCGAGATGGTGCGCCGGGCGAACGCCGGCTGA
- a CDS encoding response regulator transcription factor — MIRVALVDDQALMRAGFRALLDAEDGIEVVGEAGDGEEGVRLVRARVPDVVLMDVQMPGTSGIEATRRIAADPALARVRVVILTNYGLDEYVFEALRAGASGFLLKDSEPEDLLAGIAVVARGDALLSPSVTRRLIGEFVARPPDRATAPGLEGLTPREREVTALAARGLTNEEIAAHMVISPFTAKTHVSRAMTKLGARDRAQLVVFAYESGLVTARDRGAEQAPS, encoded by the coding sequence GTGATCCGGGTCGCCCTCGTCGACGACCAGGCGCTCATGCGGGCCGGCTTCCGCGCGCTCCTCGACGCCGAGGACGGCATCGAGGTGGTGGGGGAGGCCGGGGACGGGGAGGAGGGCGTCCGGCTCGTGCGCGCCCGGGTTCCCGACGTCGTCCTGATGGACGTGCAGATGCCGGGCACCAGCGGGATCGAGGCGACCCGGCGGATCGCCGCCGACCCCGCCCTGGCCCGTGTGCGGGTCGTCATTCTCACCAACTACGGCCTCGACGAGTACGTCTTCGAGGCGCTGCGCGCGGGCGCGTCCGGCTTCCTGCTCAAGGACAGCGAGCCGGAGGACCTGCTCGCCGGCATCGCGGTCGTCGCGCGGGGCGACGCCCTGCTTTCGCCGTCCGTGACGCGCCGCCTCATCGGCGAGTTCGTGGCCCGGCCGCCGGACCGGGCGACCGCGCCGGGCCTGGAGGGCCTGACCCCGCGCGAGCGCGAGGTCACCGCGCTCGCCGCGCGCGGCCTGACCAACGAGGAGATCGCCGCGCACATGGTGATCAGCCCGTTCACCGCCAAGACCCACGTCAGCCGGGCCATGACCAAGCTCGGCGCCCGCGACCGGGCGCAACTCGTCGTGTTCGCGTACGAGTCCGGTCTCGTGACCGCGCGTGACCGGGGCGCCGAGCAGGCACCTTCGTAG